Proteins co-encoded in one Christiangramia fulva genomic window:
- the folE gene encoding GTP cyclohydrolase I FolE, with product MKIDKILNEIEEMGDAHAGSSAETPIRDDAFEKSDIEKIDLIKEDVRHIMETLGLDLTDDSLKGTPMRVAKMFVNEIFSGLHPKRKPKASVFENKYKYGEMLVEKNITVYSTCEHHLLPIVGKAHVGYISNGTVVGLSKMNRIVDYFAKRPQVQERMTMQIVQELQNVLGTEDVACVVDAKHLCVNSRGIRDIESSTVTSEFGGKFKQKDIRREFLDYIKLDTSF from the coding sequence ATGAAAATAGATAAAATTTTGAATGAAATCGAGGAAATGGGGGATGCCCATGCCGGAAGCAGTGCAGAAACGCCCATAAGAGATGACGCTTTTGAGAAAAGTGATATTGAAAAAATTGATCTTATAAAAGAAGACGTTCGACATATAATGGAAACCCTGGGGCTGGATCTTACCGATGACAGCCTTAAAGGAACACCAATGCGGGTAGCCAAAATGTTTGTAAATGAGATCTTCTCAGGTTTGCATCCAAAACGAAAGCCAAAAGCTTCTGTTTTCGAAAACAAGTACAAATATGGCGAAATGCTCGTGGAAAAGAATATTACTGTTTATTCTACCTGTGAACACCACCTTCTCCCCATTGTGGGAAAAGCTCATGTTGGATATATTTCTAACGGCACGGTTGTAGGCCTTTCAAAAATGAACAGGATAGTCGATTATTTTGCGAAACGGCCTCAGGTTCAGGAACGCATGACCATGCAGATTGTGCAGGAACTTCAAAATGTTCTTGGAACTGAAGATGTTGCCTGCGTGGTGGATGCAAAACACCTTTGTGTGAACAGCCGCGGAATTAGAGATATTGAAAGCAGTACCGTCACCAGCGAATTTGGCGGAAAATTCAAACAAAAAGATATTCGTAGAGAATTCCTCGATTATATTAAATTAGACACCAGCTTCTAA
- the secDF gene encoding protein translocase subunit SecDF: MQNKGLIKVFAILFGLVCIYQLSFTFITTEVETEAEDYAARKISTNVDNYSERRDAVEAQYLDSMANEEIIAGITYGEAKEKELNKGLDLKGGINVILQISVRDILSGLANDSNDPAFRKALAEADEAQKNSQENYVDLFFNAFNKIPDAKLASPDIFGNKTLSDVINYNMTNEQVEPIIRRKIDESITSAFEVLRKRIDKFGVTQPNIQRLGTSGRILVELPGAKDISRVKNLLQSTAQLEFWHVYKGQRFSSFLAQANQKLAQMQKNENSKTEEAADTTKAASEDQEIEALLADAADSTKVKEGNNPLFDLIVSPGYQNGPVIATFKVKDTAQVMDYLTNPQIRSLLPSDMRYAKFVWGVPDDETQTTSLYALKGNRSMQPPLSGSVITDAQQTYDQLGRVAVSMQMDGTGAKIWEDMTGKAYQEQSQIAIVLDNIVYSAPGVSTGAISGGRSEITGDFSITEGQDLANVLRAGKLPASADIIQSEVVGPSLGQEAIDSGINSFIIALILVLLWMIFYYGKAGLFADVALVVNILFIFGVLAGLGAVLTLPGIAGIVLTIGMSVDANVLIFERIKEEMAKGKMQRDAIKDGFSNALSSILDANITTGLTGLILFILGTGPIKGFATTLLIGILTSLFTAIFITRLFIDGYGKKGKSIDFSTSITKNLFTNVNIDFVKKRKAAYVFSGILILIGVGSLFFQGLNQGVDFVGGRTYTVRFDQAVNPTQVQKDLVAEFGSAEAKTYGPDNQLKITTKYRVEDEGPQVDEEIQHSLFEALQPYLPSDLTYDNFINGSDTKTVGVMESMKVGATIADDIKNASFWAVLGSLIVVFLYILLRFRKWQFSLGAVVAVFHDVLVVLGVFSLLYKIMPFNMEIDQAFIAAILTVIGYSLNDTVVVFDRIREYVNEHSSWTLRRTVNNALNSTLSRTLNTSLTTLVVLLAIFIFGGESIRGFMFALIVGVIVGTYSSLFIATPIMFDSVKKEDKDKLKKSSERKAEAEATA, translated from the coding sequence ATGCAGAATAAAGGACTGATTAAAGTTTTTGCTATTTTGTTTGGGCTGGTATGTATTTATCAGTTGTCCTTTACCTTTATTACAACTGAGGTAGAGACTGAGGCTGAAGATTACGCGGCCCGCAAAATCAGTACTAACGTAGATAATTATTCAGAGCGTCGCGATGCTGTTGAGGCCCAGTATTTAGATTCTATGGCAAATGAAGAAATCATTGCCGGAATCACCTACGGGGAAGCTAAAGAAAAAGAACTAAATAAAGGTCTTGACCTTAAAGGAGGTATTAATGTTATCCTTCAAATTTCGGTTAGAGATATCCTTAGTGGGCTTGCGAATGATTCTAATGATCCTGCTTTCAGAAAAGCGCTTGCCGAAGCAGATGAAGCACAGAAAAACAGTCAGGAAAATTATGTTGATCTTTTCTTTAATGCTTTCAATAAAATTCCGGATGCTAAATTAGCCTCTCCCGATATTTTTGGAAACAAAACTTTAAGTGATGTTATCAATTATAACATGACCAATGAACAGGTGGAGCCTATCATTCGCAGGAAGATTGATGAGTCTATCACTTCAGCATTTGAAGTTTTAAGAAAACGTATCGATAAATTTGGTGTTACCCAGCCAAACATTCAGCGTTTGGGAACTTCGGGACGTATCCTTGTAGAATTGCCTGGGGCCAAAGATATCAGCAGGGTCAAGAATCTGCTTCAAAGTACAGCCCAACTGGAGTTCTGGCATGTTTACAAGGGACAAAGATTTAGCAGCTTCCTGGCTCAGGCCAATCAGAAGCTGGCTCAAATGCAGAAGAATGAGAATTCCAAAACTGAAGAAGCTGCAGATACAACCAAAGCTGCTTCCGAAGATCAGGAAATCGAAGCACTTCTGGCTGATGCCGCTGATAGTACCAAGGTAAAGGAAGGTAATAACCCTTTGTTTGACCTCATAGTTTCACCAGGCTATCAAAACGGGCCGGTAATAGCTACTTTTAAGGTCAAGGATACTGCCCAGGTTATGGATTATCTTACTAATCCACAAATTCGTTCTTTACTTCCTTCAGATATGCGTTACGCTAAATTTGTATGGGGAGTTCCCGATGACGAAACGCAAACAACTTCTTTATATGCCTTAAAAGGAAATCGTTCCATGCAACCGCCATTGAGTGGTAGTGTAATTACAGATGCCCAGCAAACTTATGATCAGTTAGGACGTGTGGCTGTAAGTATGCAGATGGACGGAACCGGTGCCAAGATATGGGAAGATATGACCGGAAAGGCATACCAGGAGCAAAGCCAAATCGCTATTGTTCTTGACAATATTGTCTATTCTGCACCGGGCGTTTCTACCGGAGCTATTTCAGGAGGACGTAGTGAGATCACAGGAGATTTTAGTATTACTGAGGGCCAGGATTTAGCTAACGTTTTGCGTGCAGGTAAACTTCCGGCTTCTGCAGATATTATTCAAAGTGAAGTAGTAGGTCCGTCCCTTGGACAGGAAGCTATAGATAGTGGTATAAATTCCTTTATTATCGCTTTGATCCTGGTTCTACTATGGATGATCTTCTACTATGGAAAAGCGGGACTTTTTGCCGATGTGGCCCTTGTAGTTAACATCCTTTTCATTTTTGGTGTACTCGCAGGCCTCGGAGCTGTTTTAACATTGCCAGGTATTGCCGGTATTGTTTTGACCATCGGTATGTCGGTTGATGCGAACGTACTTATCTTTGAAAGGATCAAGGAAGAAATGGCAAAAGGTAAAATGCAGCGCGATGCCATTAAAGATGGTTTCAGTAACGCACTTTCTTCGATTCTTGATGCGAATATCACTACAGGACTTACCGGGTTAATCCTTTTTATTCTGGGAACAGGTCCGATCAAAGGATTTGCCACCACCTTATTAATAGGTATTTTAACTTCCCTTTTTACCGCAATTTTTATAACCAGATTGTTTATTGATGGTTATGGTAAAAAAGGAAAATCTATAGATTTTTCTACTTCCATTACAAAAAACCTCTTTACGAATGTAAATATTGATTTCGTTAAAAAGAGGAAAGCTGCCTATGTATTTTCAGGTATATTGATCCTTATTGGTGTTGGTTCCCTGTTTTTCCAGGGTCTTAACCAGGGTGTGGATTTTGTAGGTGGTAGAACTTATACTGTTCGATTTGATCAGGCCGTTAATCCAACACAGGTTCAAAAAGACCTTGTGGCAGAATTTGGAAGTGCCGAGGCAAAAACATACGGTCCCGATAACCAGTTAAAGATCACTACAAAATACCGTGTAGAAGATGAAGGTCCTCAGGTTGATGAAGAAATTCAACATTCATTATTTGAAGCACTTCAACCTTATCTGCCTTCAGATCTTACTTATGATAATTTTATAAATGGATCGGATACTAAAACAGTTGGTGTCATGGAGTCTATGAAAGTAGGTGCTACCATTGCCGATGATATTAAGAATGCGTCTTTCTGGGCCGTGCTTGGCTCGCTGATCGTAGTATTCCTGTATATCCTGTTGCGTTTCCGTAAATGGCAGTTCAGCCTTGGAGCGGTGGTTGCCGTTTTCCATGATGTGTTAGTGGTATTGGGCGTTTTCTCATTACTTTACAAGATCATGCCTTTTAATATGGAGATCGATCAGGCTTTTATTGCTGCAATTCTAACGGTAATTGGTTATTCGCTGAACGATACCGTGGTAGTGTTTGACCGAATTAGGGAGTACGTGAACGAACATTCTTCATGGACCCTTAGAAGAACCGTAAATAATGCCCTCAACAGCACTTTAAGCCGTACGTTGAACACCTCGCTGACAACCTTAGTGGTTCTGCTTGCGATTTTCATCTTTGGAGGTGAAAGCATTCGCGGATTCATGTTCGCACTGATCGTAGGTGTGATCGTAGGTACTTATTCATCCCTTTTCATCGCGACGCCAATTATGTTCGATAGCGTGAAAAAAGAGGATAAAGATAAGCTTAAGAAAAGTTCTGAGAGAAAGGCAGAAGCTGAAGCGACTGCATAA
- a CDS encoding OmpP1/FadL family transporter — protein sequence MRKFFILFIFVGTAQLALAQDLPDIYRYSSEELSGTARYIGMSGAFGALGGDMSAVSINPASSAVFLSSSANITLGFRGIKNDISYSNGRTSSDNSTTDLSNLGGVFIFNNTSGGDFKKLSLAINYQTTRTFDENYIARGVSQNSIDQYFLNYANGLPLNLLQRPNGESIDKTYSNLGETYGFGAQQAFLGYQAYVIEAETNDPENSSYYSLIDAGNFDQRFNYAATGLNGKLSFNIGTQFQDFLYLGLNLNSHFINYESSEEISEFNDNPESETTEVYFGNNLSTNGDGFSFQLGGIFKADNWRFGVSYDSPIWYNIREETSQYIETNSYQDEYVSIAPNVINTYPEYRLQTPSKISGSLAYLFGKSGLISFEYGLKDYSSMKLKPVNDPSFAVINQDINQNMQASSSYKIGGEYRVSRLSFRAGYRFVESPFKSDNGTGDLTGYTAGLGYDFGSLSLNAAYSLATYKEKEPLLNTGLTQPVLLDRDLSKVVISLNFGL from the coding sequence ATGAGAAAATTCTTTATACTTTTTATTTTCGTCGGAACAGCACAGCTTGCTTTAGCTCAGGATCTCCCTGATATTTATCGATATTCTTCAGAAGAGCTTTCTGGAACAGCACGTTATATTGGAATGAGCGGAGCTTTTGGAGCTCTTGGCGGTGATATGAGTGCAGTATCTATCAACCCAGCTTCTTCAGCAGTCTTTCTTAGCAGTAGCGCTAATATCACTCTGGGCTTTCGAGGAATAAAAAATGATATTTCATATTCGAATGGCAGAACAAGCAGCGATAATTCTACCACTGACTTAAGTAACCTTGGTGGCGTTTTTATCTTTAATAATACAAGCGGCGGAGATTTTAAAAAATTATCCCTGGCGATAAATTACCAAACTACCAGGACCTTTGATGAAAACTATATTGCCAGAGGAGTTTCTCAAAATTCCATTGACCAGTATTTTCTGAATTACGCCAATGGACTTCCTCTGAACCTTTTGCAACGTCCAAATGGAGAAAGCATAGACAAAACATACTCCAACCTGGGAGAAACTTACGGATTTGGTGCTCAACAGGCATTTTTAGGATATCAGGCTTACGTAATTGAAGCTGAAACGAACGATCCTGAAAATAGCTCTTATTATTCTTTAATTGATGCGGGAAATTTTGACCAGCGCTTCAATTATGCCGCGACAGGGCTTAACGGAAAATTATCTTTTAATATTGGAACACAATTTCAGGACTTCCTTTATCTGGGACTGAATTTGAATTCCCATTTTATAAATTATGAAAGCTCTGAAGAAATAAGTGAATTTAATGACAATCCGGAAAGTGAAACCACTGAAGTCTATTTTGGAAATAATCTTTCTACCAACGGGGATGGTTTTTCATTTCAGCTGGGAGGCATTTTTAAAGCAGATAACTGGAGGTTTGGAGTAAGTTATGATTCTCCAATCTGGTATAATATTCGGGAAGAAACCAGCCAGTACATTGAAACAAATAGCTATCAGGATGAATATGTCTCTATTGCCCCAAATGTTATAAACACCTATCCTGAATACCGTTTGCAAACCCCTTCTAAAATATCAGGAAGTCTGGCTTATCTTTTCGGGAAAAGCGGACTTATCAGCTTTGAATACGGCCTGAAGGATTACAGTTCCATGAAGCTTAAACCTGTAAACGATCCGAGTTTTGCTGTGATAAATCAGGATATTAATCAAAATATGCAGGCTTCTTCAAGTTATAAAATTGGTGGTGAGTATAGAGTTTCCCGCCTAAGCTTCAGGGCCGGTTACAGATTTGTTGAGAGTCCGTTTAAAAGCGATAATGGCACTGGAGATCTTACCGGTTATACTGCAGGTTTGGGATATGATTTTGGCAGCCTTTCTTTAAATGCCGCTTATAGCCTGGCAACTTATAAAGAAAAGGAACCCCTACTAAATACAGGATTAACCCAACCGGTCCTTCTTGACCGGGATCTATCCAAAGTGGTGATAAGCCTCAACTTTGGTTTGTAA
- the cysS gene encoding cysteine--tRNA ligase, which translates to MALYQDQTLKLYNSMSGEKEVFTPINEGHVGMYVCGPTVYSNVHLGNCRTFISFDLVFRYLKHLGYKVRYVRNITDAGHLENDADSGEDRISKKARLEQIEPMEVVQKYTVDFHNTLQKFNNLPPSIEPTATGHIVEQIEIIKTILKKGYAYEANGSVYFDVLKFNKDHAYGKLSGRSIEDMIANTRELAAQSDKKNPQDFALWKKAEPQHIMRWPSPWSDGFPGWHLECTVMSTKYLGEEFDIHGGGMDLKFPHHECEIAQGEAACGKSPVHYWLHANMLTLNGKKMAKSTGNFILPEQIFSGKNDILAKAFSPNVVRFFILQAHYRSILDFSSEALMGSEKGFNRLMEAYHSIDELPESTKDDFNLSEWKQSCYDAMNDDFNSPILIARLFDAVKAINSAKEGSTKISNSGKKELKESMQSFMFEILGLQDASTEQENGTEKLSGTVELLINLRAEARNNKNFALSDEIRDRLQEIGIQLKDGKEGTTYSIQ; encoded by the coding sequence ATGGCGCTTTACCAGGACCAAACCCTGAAACTTTATAATTCGATGAGCGGTGAAAAAGAAGTTTTCACCCCAATTAACGAAGGACATGTGGGAATGTATGTTTGCGGCCCTACAGTTTACAGCAATGTGCACCTTGGTAACTGCCGCACTTTTATTTCTTTTGACCTTGTCTTCAGGTATCTTAAACACCTGGGATATAAAGTGCGCTATGTCAGAAATATTACTGATGCCGGCCATTTAGAAAATGATGCCGACAGCGGGGAAGACAGAATTTCGAAAAAAGCAAGGCTGGAGCAGATCGAACCTATGGAAGTGGTTCAAAAATATACTGTTGATTTTCATAATACCTTACAGAAGTTCAATAACCTTCCACCAAGTATTGAACCTACTGCAACCGGGCATATTGTGGAGCAGATCGAGATCATCAAAACCATTTTAAAGAAAGGCTATGCTTATGAAGCCAACGGCTCGGTATATTTTGATGTCTTGAAGTTTAATAAAGATCATGCCTACGGTAAATTAAGCGGAAGAAGTATTGAAGATATGATCGCCAACACCCGCGAACTGGCTGCACAGAGCGATAAAAAAAATCCACAGGATTTTGCACTATGGAAAAAGGCCGAACCACAACATATCATGCGCTGGCCTTCCCCATGGAGCGATGGTTTTCCCGGCTGGCATTTGGAATGTACGGTGATGAGTACCAAATATCTGGGCGAAGAATTCGATATTCATGGCGGTGGTATGGATTTAAAATTCCCCCATCACGAATGTGAAATTGCCCAGGGAGAAGCTGCCTGCGGGAAATCGCCGGTCCATTACTGGCTGCACGCCAATATGCTTACCCTTAACGGTAAGAAAATGGCGAAAAGCACAGGAAATTTCATTTTACCGGAACAAATTTTTTCTGGAAAAAATGATATTCTTGCCAAAGCCTTTTCTCCAAATGTGGTAAGGTTTTTCATCTTACAGGCACATTATCGCAGTATACTTGATTTTTCTAGTGAAGCCCTCATGGGAAGTGAAAAGGGATTCAATCGTCTAATGGAGGCTTACCATTCTATAGATGAACTTCCGGAATCTACAAAAGATGATTTTAATCTTTCGGAGTGGAAACAGTCTTGCTATGATGCGATGAATGACGATTTTAACAGTCCTATTCTTATCGCCCGGTTATTTGATGCGGTAAAAGCAATTAATTCAGCTAAAGAAGGATCGACAAAAATTTCAAATTCAGGCAAAAAAGAGCTGAAGGAAAGCATGCAGTCCTTTATGTTCGAAATTTTAGGTTTACAGGATGCTTCAACTGAACAGGAAAACGGAACCGAAAAGCTTTCAGGTACTGTTGAATTGCTGATCAATTTAAGAGCCGAAGCCAGGAACAATAAAAATTTCGCGCTTAGTGATGAGATTCGTGACAGGCTTCAGGAAATCGGCATTCAACTTAAAGATGGTAAAGAAGGTACCACCTATTCAATTCAATAA
- a CDS encoding DUF192 domain-containing protein, protein MRKNFIKLASLSLILNLSLSSCNEGKKQQSIKTEPISFKKEGELYLLKKESGDTIEKLDIEIADTDYEHETGLMYRDSMKADRGMLFIYPSEEPRYFYMKNTYIPLDIIYYDKDSSLVSIQKNAVPRDETSLPSEGPSRFILEVNAGKADEWNLEKGDKINFHRIKD, encoded by the coding sequence ATGAGAAAAAATTTTATAAAACTTGCTTCTCTTTCGCTTATTCTGAACCTGTCTTTATCCTCCTGTAATGAAGGAAAAAAACAACAGAGTATTAAAACCGAACCTATTAGTTTTAAAAAGGAAGGTGAACTTTATCTATTAAAAAAAGAATCGGGAGATACTATTGAAAAGTTAGATATAGAAATTGCCGATACCGATTATGAACATGAAACCGGGCTTATGTACCGGGACAGCATGAAGGCAGACCGTGGAATGCTTTTTATTTACCCTTCGGAAGAACCCCGGTATTTTTACATGAAAAATACCTATATCCCGCTGGATATTATATATTATGATAAAGACAGTAGTTTGGTAAGCATTCAAAAAAATGCAGTCCCCCGAGATGAAACCTCCTTACCTTCTGAAGGTCCTTCTAGGTTTATACTTGAAGTAAATGCCGGTAAAGCTGATGAATGGAACCTGGAAAAAGGGGATAAGATAAATTTCCACCGAATAAAAGATTAA
- a CDS encoding T9SS type B sorting domain-containing protein produces the protein MRNLFPGILLFLSLLFSNTVFAQSSLCKDIQPFCAGDQRLTFPNSNSTNSNQDNGEVGPAYGCLEQQYYPAWFYLQIEDPGDLTFTISQYTNPDLTGSPLDVDFVVWGPFNVGDDFCNALTEDKIVDCSYLPDAVETMQITGARANEIYIVVITNFEKLPGYIGLQQTDSGEGFGSTDCSILDKSLGDFIPVCGADEYELNGYTDEAGSYEWYKKNPATGQYEKIPGADGPQLVVTESGDYKLVVADALGENKEEDEVTVTFYDIPEIGEASDVFICNETAETVDLTTNAPALIAPNPNPSEYEVVYFQNEEDLQNNIPISNPDSFPFTAGKEIFARVKHIEGGCLSNSVSFKMDSFNLPDFSLDEKTYFCLDANDNLIAPVRIGKDLGADYEYEWTFDGNQVQGPILTLSDFPGSGSIDLKITHKITGCTLNLSTLPVKIYSPADLTIEVAGSDFGDGYSLTAATVEAKPNPDAIYAYRLDDGNWQESNIFKEVAAGNHSISAREIHGCGAVTSENIFLVGYPRYFSPNSDGYNDSWKILNNDQITIKSLYIFDRYGKLLKQLGRNKGWDGTFNGKPLPADDYWFRIEFVEEKTGKVSSYSANFSLIR, from the coding sequence ATGAGAAATCTTTTTCCAGGTATACTTCTTTTTTTAAGTCTTCTTTTTTCGAATACGGTCTTTGCTCAAAGTTCGCTATGTAAGGATATTCAGCCTTTTTGCGCGGGAGACCAGCGCCTAACCTTTCCAAACTCCAATTCTACCAACTCTAACCAGGATAACGGTGAAGTTGGCCCTGCCTATGGATGTTTGGAACAACAGTATTATCCGGCCTGGTTTTATCTTCAAATAGAAGATCCCGGCGATCTAACCTTTACTATTTCACAATATACCAACCCCGATCTTACCGGATCCCCTCTGGACGTTGATTTTGTGGTGTGGGGACCCTTTAATGTTGGAGACGATTTTTGTAATGCTTTAACTGAAGATAAAATTGTTGACTGCAGTTACCTCCCTGATGCTGTCGAAACTATGCAGATCACAGGAGCGAGGGCCAATGAGATTTATATAGTTGTTATTACCAATTTTGAAAAGTTGCCTGGGTACATTGGTCTTCAGCAAACGGATTCGGGTGAAGGTTTTGGTTCTACAGATTGTAGTATTCTTGATAAATCTTTAGGCGATTTTATTCCGGTATGCGGAGCAGATGAATATGAACTGAACGGATATACCGATGAAGCAGGCAGTTACGAGTGGTACAAAAAGAATCCTGCTACAGGTCAGTATGAAAAAATTCCCGGCGCTGACGGGCCACAATTGGTAGTTACGGAATCTGGTGATTATAAGCTCGTTGTTGCCGATGCCTTAGGTGAAAATAAAGAGGAAGATGAGGTTACTGTTACTTTTTACGATATTCCGGAAATTGGTGAAGCTTCAGATGTTTTTATTTGTAATGAAACTGCCGAAACAGTTGATCTAACAACCAATGCACCGGCTTTAATTGCTCCTAATCCCAATCCTTCTGAATATGAAGTGGTTTATTTTCAAAATGAAGAGGACCTTCAAAATAATATTCCAATTTCTAATCCTGATAGTTTTCCTTTTACAGCGGGCAAGGAAATTTTTGCCAGAGTAAAACATATCGAAGGGGGATGTTTGTCAAATTCAGTTTCTTTTAAAATGGATTCTTTTAACCTCCCCGATTTTAGTTTGGATGAAAAGACCTATTTCTGTTTGGATGCGAATGATAATTTAATAGCCCCTGTAAGAATAGGAAAAGATTTAGGCGCTGATTATGAATATGAATGGACTTTCGATGGAAATCAGGTGCAGGGGCCAATTCTTACACTTTCAGATTTTCCAGGTTCGGGAAGTATAGATTTAAAGATCACGCATAAAATAACTGGGTGTACTCTAAATCTCAGTACACTTCCTGTGAAAATTTATAGCCCGGCAGATCTTACCATAGAAGTTGCAGGCTCTGATTTTGGAGATGGTTATTCCCTTACTGCTGCTACAGTAGAGGCGAAGCCTAATCCTGATGCTATTTATGCGTATCGGTTGGATGATGGTAACTGGCAGGAAAGCAATATTTTTAAGGAAGTAGCCGCTGGGAATCATAGCATTTCTGCAAGAGAAATTCATGGCTGTGGAGCTGTAACCAGCGAAAATATTTTTCTGGTGGGTTATCCAAGGTACTTTAGCCCGAATTCAGACGGTTATAACGATAGCTGGAAAATCCTTAATAATGATCAGATAACTATTAAAAGCTTATATATTTTTGATCGTTACGGGAAGCTGCTTAAGCAGTTGGGAAGGAATAAAGGTTGGGATGGAACGTTTAATGGTAAGCCTCTCCCAGCTGATGATTACTGGTTCAGGATAGAGTTTGTAGAAGAAAAAACAGGAAAAGTCAGCAGTTATTCTGCTAACTTTTCCTTAATTAGATAA
- the yidD gene encoding membrane protein insertion efficiency factor YidD — protein sequence MLKKGLVKILIALVRFYQKFISPVTPSSCRYSPTCSSYMIEAIKIHGPLKGLWLGIKRIARCHPWGGHGYDPVPSKSKS from the coding sequence ATGCTCAAAAAAGGACTGGTAAAAATATTAATTGCTTTGGTCCGGTTCTATCAGAAATTCATTTCACCGGTAACCCCTTCGAGCTGCCGATATTCTCCTACCTGCTCTTCGTATATGATAGAAGCCATTAAAATTCACGGCCCCTTGAAGGGTTTATGGCTGGGGATAAAGCGAATAGCCAGATGTCATCCCTGGGGAGGTCATGGTTATGACCCCGTTCCTTCAAAATCCAAATCATAA
- the lgt gene encoding prolipoprotein diacylglyceryl transferase, protein MFINAIRWNPSEGLDLGFFTLHYYSLMFLIAFALGWYIMKRIYVHENMDIEQLDSLFVYTVLATLIGARLGHVIFYDWDYFQNHLLEIFLPVKFEPEFEFTGFRGLASHGAAIGIIVAMYLYSHRVIHKPVLWILDRIVIPVASGAIFVRIGNFINSEIIGKPTHSDYGVIFAQLGEDFPRHPAQLYESFCYLLIFLGLWFLYWKTDKRFKRGYIFGVFLVALWTVRFFIEFIKEPQVEERSTWLLNTGQWLSIPFILAGFYFMYRPKRQKTV, encoded by the coding sequence ATGTTTATCAATGCCATTCGCTGGAATCCTTCCGAAGGATTAGACCTCGGATTTTTTACCCTTCACTACTACAGCCTCATGTTTCTTATCGCTTTCGCACTTGGCTGGTACATCATGAAAAGAATTTATGTACACGAAAATATGGATATTGAACAGCTCGATTCCCTTTTCGTTTACACCGTTCTGGCCACTCTCATTGGAGCAAGATTGGGCCATGTTATCTTTTATGATTGGGATTATTTTCAGAATCATTTATTAGAAATCTTTCTACCGGTGAAATTTGAACCGGAATTTGAATTTACCGGTTTCAGAGGATTGGCGAGTCACGGTGCGGCAATAGGAATTATTGTTGCCATGTACCTCTATTCTCACCGCGTAATTCATAAACCGGTGCTTTGGATCCTGGATAGAATTGTAATTCCAGTCGCTTCAGGTGCCATATTTGTACGAATAGGAAATTTTATCAATTCTGAAATTATAGGAAAACCAACCCATTCAGATTACGGAGTCATTTTTGCCCAATTAGGGGAAGATTTTCCCCGACATCCGGCACAGTTATACGAATCTTTTTGTTACCTCCTTATCTTTTTAGGCTTATGGTTCCTTTACTGGAAAACTGACAAAAGATTTAAACGAGGCTATATTTTTGGGGTTTTCCTGGTGGCTTTATGGACCGTTCGCTTTTTTATCGAATTTATTAAAGAACCGCAGGTAGAAGAAAGAAGCACCTGGCTTCTTAATACTGGCCAATGGCTGAGTATCCCTTTTATACTTGCAGGATTTTATTTCATGTACCGTCCCAAGAGACAAAAGACTGTATGA